A single window of Eucalyptus grandis isolate ANBG69807.140 chromosome 1, ASM1654582v1, whole genome shotgun sequence DNA harbors:
- the LOC104415446 gene encoding receptor-like protein EIX2 has translation MLDLSYNQITGPLPEWSANLTFSMLDLSYNQITGPLPEWSANLTFSRLDLSYNQITGPLPEWSTDLTSSRLDLSYNQITGPLPEWSANLMFSEVDLSYNQITGPLLEWSANLTFYDIDLSNNQITGPLPEWSANLTFYDIDLSNNQITGPLPEWSANLTFFTLNLSYNQITGPLSEWSANLTFSWLDLSNNQITRPLPKWLANLMIHELDLSYNQITGPLPQWSANLTISKLDLSYNQIIGPLPNMSINCSFLDLSHNLIFGPLPIDIGIRYQVYDLHLNDNLINGTLPSSLCNMELVELNLANNSLSGSIPDCWKNSLSFLTLSFNKLSGIIPSSLGSLPYLISLHLNGNHLNGELPQALGYCTHLVILDLGENNLSGSISTWFDESFQSLLILRLRENRFVGSIPSQLCSLSRLQILDMAMNNLTGTIPHCLGNMSSMTNFNQSIPFGSRILSLDWDQEHVVEIIKGRYNEYTRIVLQLVVNLDLSSNFLNGLIPEELSFLSGLHGLNLSHNHLSGNIPIGIGNMTSLESLDLSNNYLSGTIPQGISELTSLAHLNLSQNNLNGQIPKGNQIQTLDDPSIYASNPLLCGDLLRKKCLGAEAPQPPKISHPKDTHEEDKLDKALFYVVVMLGFATGFWGFFGVLQFKKDWRLAYFSFADQATNKAYVTIAVKVAKLKRVRLSGST, from the coding sequence ATGCTCGATCTATCTTACAATCAGATTACTGGGCCCCTGCCAGAATGGTCGGCCAACTTGACGTTTTCCATGCTCGATCTATCTTACAATCAGATTACTGGGCCCCTGCCAGAATGGTCAGCCAACTTGACGTTTTCCAGGCTCGATCTATCTTACAATCAAATTACTGGGCCCCTACCAGAATGGTCAACCGACTTGACGTCTTCCAGGCTTGATCTATCTTACAATCAGATTACTGGGCCCCTGCCAGAATGGTCAGCCAACTTGATGTTTTCCGAGGTCGATCTATCTTACAATCAGATTACTGGGCCCTTGCTAGAATGGTCAGCCAACTTGACGTTTTACGATATCGATCTATCTAATAATCAGATTACTGGGCCCCTGCCAGAATGGTCGGCCAACTTGACGTTTTACGATATCGATCTATCTAATAATCAGATTACTGGGCCCCTGCCAGAATGGTCGGCCAACTTGACGTTTTTCACGCTCAATCTATCTTACAATCAAATTACTGGGCCCCTGTCAGAATGGTCAGCCAACTTGACGTTTTCCTGGCTCGATCTATCTAACAATCAGATTACTAGGCCTTTGCCAAAATGGTTAGCCAACTTGATGATTCATGAGCTCGATCTATCTTACAATCAGATTACTGGGCCCTTGCCACAATGGTCAGCCAACTTGACAATTTCCAAGCTTGATCTATCTTACAATCAGATTATTGGGCCATTGCCCAACATGTCTATTAATTGTTCCTTTTTAGATCTCTCCCACAACTTGATCTTTGGACCTCTTCCGATAGATATCGGTATTAGGTACCAAGTATATGATTTGCATCTCAATGATAACCTGATCAATGGTACTCTACCGTCATCATTATGCAACATGGAGCTGGTTGAATTAAATCTTGCCAACAATAGCCTATCCGGAAGTATTCCAGACTGTTGGAAGAATTCTTTATCATTCTTGACTTTGTCATTTAATAAGTTGTCCGGAATAATTCCTAGCTCACTTGGATCATTGCCCTACCTTATTAGCCTACACTTGAATGGAAACCATCTCAATGGGGAGCTTCCTCAAGCTTTAGGTTATTGTACACATCTGGTAATTTTAGACCTTGGAGAGAATAATTTGTCTGGAAGCATTTCGACATGGTTTGACGAAAGCTTTCAGTCCTTGTTGATCCTGAGGCTACGGGAGAATAGATTTGTCGGCAGCATCCCTTCACAACTCTGTTCACTATCAAGATTGCAAATATTAGATATGGCAATGAACAATTTGACGGGAACGATCCCACATTGTCTTGGCAATATGAGCAGCATGACCAACTTCAATCAAAGCATTCCATTTGGATCGAGAATTTTAAGTCTAGATTGGGATCAAGAGCACGTGGTTGAGATCATAAAGGGAAGATATAACGAATACACCAGAATTGTTTTGCAACTTGTGGTCAATTTGGATCTCTCTAGCAACTTTTTGAATGGGTTAATTCCCGAagaactttctttcctctcagGATTGCATGGCTTGAACTTGTCTCACAACCATCTCTCTGGAAATATTCCCATTGGCATTGGGAACATGACGTCACTCGAGTCTCTTGATCTTTCAAACAACTACCTCTCAGGGACAATTCCACAAGGCATTTCAGAGTTAACATCCCTAGCCCACCTCAACTTGTCACAAAACAACTTGAATGGGCAGATtccaaaaggaaatcaaattcaaacacTCGATGATCCTTCCATTTATGCTAGCAATCCTCTACTATGTGGTGATCTTCTGAGAAAAAAATGCCTCGGAGCTGAGGCGCCTCAACCACCGAAAATCTCTCACCCAAAAGATACACATGAAGAGGATAAGCTTGATAAGGCATTGTTCTATGTGGTTGTAATGCTTGGATTTGCAACTGGGTTCTGGGGCTTTTTCGGAGTTTTACAGTTCAAGAAAGATTGGAGACTTGCATATTTCAGCTTTGCGGATCAAGCAACAAACAAGGCTTATGTGACCATAGCAGTGAAGGTAGCCAAGTTGAAGAGAGTGAGACTGTCAGGAAGCACATAA